A stretch of the Lolium perenne isolate Kyuss_39 chromosome 3, Kyuss_2.0, whole genome shotgun sequence genome encodes the following:
- the LOC127343252 gene encoding monothiol glutaredoxin-S5 translates to MYQAIPYSGGGGVRPWLRPAETTTAAVATVKAEMAEAAPASREEQQEVERAVSESPVVVVGRRACCLSHVVKQLLQGLGVNPAVHEVADEAALAGLVAPAEAAALPAVFVGGKLLGGLDRLMAVHISGELVPILKKAGALWL, encoded by the coding sequence ATGTATCAGGCGATCCCctacagcggcggcggcggcgtccggcCGTGGCTCCGGCCGGCGgagacgacgacggcggccgTCGCCACCGTCAAGGCGGAGATGGCGGAGGCGGCTCCTGCTTCCCGGGAGGAGCAGCAGGAGGTGGAGCGGGCGGTGTCGGAGagcccggtggtggtggtggggcggCGCGCCTGCTGCCTGAGCCACGTGGTGAAGCAGCTGCTGCAGGGTCTCGGGGTGAACCCCGCCGTGCACGAGGTCGCCGACGAGGCTGCGCTCGCCGGGCTCGTCGCCCCCGCAGAGGCCGCGGCGCTACCGGCGGTGTTCGTGGGCGGGAAGCTCCTGGGCGGCCTGGACCGGCTCATGGCCGTGCACATCTCCGGCGAGCTCGTGCCCATCCTCAAGAAGGCCGGCGCCCTCTGGCTCTGA